In the Nitrosopumilus cobalaminigenes genome, CCACAGTAACTTAAACCAGAACGTACTCCTCCAGTTAACTGTTTTAAAATATCAGTTACAGTTCCTTTGTATGGAACCATTGCCTCAACACCTTCTGCAACATAATCATTCAAATCATCATCTAGTGACATTGAGCCTGTTTCTTTAGATTTTCTTCCAATAGATGCAGCTAATGATGCCATTCCACGATAAACTTTGAATCGTTTACCATTTTTAGTCAATACTGTTCCTGGTGACTCATCAGTTCCTCCAAGCATACTACCTACCATAACAGTAGAAGCACCAGAAGCTAATGCTTTAGTTGCATCACCAGAGGTTCTTGTTCCACCATCAGATATTATTGGAATTCCATGATCATTGCCAATTTTTGCACAATCCATTACCGCAGTTAACTGTGGTACACCGGAACCAGTAATTACTCTTGTAATACAAATAGAACCAGAACCTACACCAACTTTTACTGCATCAACTCCAGCTTTAATCAAATCTTCAGCCCCTTGAGCAGTTGCAATATTTCCTGCAATTAATTCACAATTTGGAAATGCTTTTTTGATATTTTTAACAGTACTAATTGCATTTTCACTATGTCCATGAGCAATATCAACAACAAGTACGTCAGCACCTGCTTCCAAAAGAGATTCACTTCTTTCTAAAAAGTCACCTTTTACTCCAACAGCTGCTCCAACCAATGGTCTTCCTTTACCATCTTTTGATGCATTTGGAAAATCAGCATTATTTGTAATGTCCTTGCTTGTAATCAAACCTTTAACAATTCCTGAATCATCAACAATTGGTAACTTTTCAATTCTATGTTTATGTAGAATTTCTTTTGATTCTTCTAAAGTGACTCCAAGTTTTGCAGTAATAACATCTTTAGTCATCACATCTTTAATTTTATTTTCTTTATTTGCAAATAGTAAATCTCTTTCAGTTACAATACCTATCAATTTAGAATTAGAATCAACTACTAAGAGTCCAGAGATTTCTTTATCTTCAGCATAATCTAAAGCGTCCTCAATAGATTTATCTGCAGAAATTGAGTATGGGTTTTCAATCATTACACTGCCTGATCGTTTTACTTTGAGAACTTCATTTGCTTGCTCCTTAATGGTCAAAAATCTATGAATGATACCTATTCCTCCTGCACGCGCCATAGCACCTGCCATAGATGATTCAGTCACAGTATCCATATTTGCACTCACAAATGGAATGTTAATTGAGAGATTTCGAGATAACTTTGTTGTTAGATCTGTTTGGCTTCTACTAGTAATATCAGAATATTTGGGTACGAGAAGAACATCGTCAAAAGTTAATCCTTCTTTGAATTCCAATGAAACCTTGTTAAGAAAGTAAAATATTGATTATAAGCCTTTGTGTTGTTTATCTTAATGCAGAGGCGATCGTTATAGCATCTTTAGTGGCCTCAACATTATGAGTACGAACAATATCAGCTCCATTCATTACCGAAACAGTTTCTGCTGCAATGGATCCAAATAGTCGATCAGATGGATCATCTTTTCCTAGAAATTTCCCTATGAATGATTTGTTAGAAACCGAGATCAAGATAGGATAGTTTTGTTTTACAGAAGTTAGATTTTTTAATATAGATAGATCTCTTTCCAACCAATCTGTTTTAATTTTTGTGTAAAATGGTCCCTTTCCAGTTTTTCTAAAAAATCCAATAGCAGGATCTAATACAATTTTATCTGAAGGGATTTGTGATTTTAATGCTATTTTCAAACTATCCCTAAGTAGTTTTTTGGTGGTAGTTACAGAATTTCCAAGAACTGTTTTAGAATCATATGCACATAAAATTAGTGAAGGAGAAAATTTCGAAACAACATCTTGCATTTTTTTATCAAATTTTAATCCAGAAACATCATTGATTATTTCAACCCCGTATTCCAAAGCATCTTTTGCAACTTTTGCTCTACATGTATCTACGGATATTGGAAGATTTGAAGAATTTTGAATTATTGTAATTGCATTAAGAATACGCGTTGATTCAGTTTTTTCTGAAACTGTGGTAGATAGATATGGTGCAGTAGACATTCCCCCAATATCTATAAAATCTGCGCCTTGATCTTCCATTAGTTTGACTGTATTTTTTATATTGATTTTGTTAGTTTTGACAGATTTTTTGTAAAAAGATTCAGGACTTGTATTAAGAATCCCCATAATACGCACAGGATTCTTTCCTCCTACCCTTACGTTTGCAATTTTTGCCACATGATTTATCAAATCTAATGCAATTTGAGTGATATGATGATTTTAGGTTGGAAGAAAAGATACTCTGAGATTTTAAAAGAGTTCAAGTATAATGAAAAAATGGATAATGAATCAGCCATTATTTTAAATTCAATTTTAAAAAAATCTGATATAAACAAAAAAATTATGAAATTACTTAAAGGAAAAACAGTTTTAGTTATTGGATCAGGGCCATCTTTATCATATGCTATTCCAAAATTAAAAAAATATAAAAAAATTGTAAAAATAGCTGCAGATAGTTCTCTTAAACCACTTGTGGAAAATGGGATCATTCCAGATATTGTTGTAACAGATTTAGATGGAGATGAAAAAGTACTTGAAAAAATTGGAAAAACAAAATCAATTTTTGTTGTACATGCACATGGGGATAATTTAAAAAAAATGGAAATTGTAAAAAAATTCAAAAATTGTACTGGAACAACCCAAACTACACCGTTTGGTAAAATTGAAAACTTTGGAGGTTTTACAGATGGAGATAGAGGAGTTTTTTTAGCAAATCATTTTCAAGCAAATAAAATCATTTTATTTGGAATGGATTTTGGAGAAAGAATAGGGAAATTTTCTGAAACTAAAAAAGGAGATAGGAAAATTAAATTATTGAAATTGAAAAAAGGGGAATCTCTTTTGAAATGGCTATCTACATTTACAAAATGTGAATTATTTACTACGTCAAAGGCAATTAAAGGATTCAAAAAAATATCATACAAAGAACTGGATATTATAATTACCTAGAATGCATTTAATACCCATCCCTGATTAATGAAATTATGAAATTCTCCGAAGAGCAAGTAAAAGAGATTGTTGCTTTGAAGGAAAGTTTGATCGAACAGATAGATAAACATCAAGAGGGTATAGAAATGTTAGAAAAAAATATCTCTGTTTTGGACTTGTTCTTAAAAGACTCTAGTTTCACAAAAGCCTCAGAATTAGGAAAACAAAAAGATGTTGAAATTAAACCTGAGACTGTAGAGAAACCAGTTAAAAATTCAATTCCAATTAAAAGAGTCAATGATGGAAAAATCATTGCAAATGCATTTGTTACACCAGATCAGGTTTCCATAATTTTAGATAATGAGATTGTGATAAATGCAGACACACCACCTTTCAAATCATTCTTCTTAGATAGAATTATTGGTGAAATGAAAAGAAAAGATACAGTAGAAGCAGAAAATGGAAAAATCCAAAAAGAATCAGTAATTGATTACATTGTAAATAAGAATGGTGCAGACATTAGAGAAATTATAATAAAAAACTATAGACAGAAAGAAAGAGTAAATGAGTTAATTAACACAGCAGGGTGGTCTTTAACTCGAATGCTAGAAAATGTAAACAAGTGATAGTATGGATAAAATTGTAGTTTTAGATTTTGGGTCACAATATAGTCACTTGATTTGTAGAAGAATCAGAGAATTTTCTGTGTATGCAGAACTTGTTCCATACGATATTAGTTATGAAGAATTGCAGAAACTAAATCCAACAGGAATAATTTTTTCAGGTGGTCCATCTAGTGTTTATAGTTCAAATGCACCAATTCCAGAAAGTAAAATTTTTGATATGAATTTACCATTACTTGGAATTTGTTATGGTCATCAATTGATTGTTAACAAATATGGAGGAAAGGTAAAGAGAGCAAACAAAGAATATGGTTCTTCATTACTTACAATTGACAGTGATAAAGATCTTCTAAATGGGGTTGGTGAATCAGTTAGAGCATGGATGAGTCATGGGGATGAAGCAGAGCAAATTCCAGATGGTTTCAAAGTAATTGGACATACAGAAAGTGCCAAAGCAGCTGCGATTGCATCAGAAGAAAAATCAATTTATGGAATTCAATTTCATCCAGAAGTAGTACATACAGAACAAGGTACAGAAATTCTCAAGAATTTTGTGTTAAAAGTTTGTGGGGCAAAACAGGATTGGACCATGGAAGGTTTTATCGATAATGCAGTTGAAAAAATTTCAAAAATTGATGGCAATGTTCTTTGTGGGGTAAGTGGAGGAATAGATTCTACAGTAGTAGCATTGTTAATTCACAAAGCAATTGGCGATAGACTAAAGTGTGTTTTTGTAAATAATGGTCTTTTACGGTATAATGAAGAAAAAGAAGTTGAAGAGATGTTCAAAAATAATTTCAATGTAAATTTTACAGCAGTAAATGCAACAGATACATTTCTTGGAAAACTAAAAGGAATAGAAGATCCTGAAAAGAAAAGAAAAATTGTAGGAGAAGAATTTATTCATGTTTTTACTGAATTTGCTGAAGGGAATGGACCTTTCAAATGGTTAGCACAAGGCACACTATATCCAGATGTAATTGAAAGTGGAGTATCAAAAGGACCAGCTGCAGTGATTAAATCGCATCACAATGTAGGAGGATTACCAGATTGGTTGAACTTGGAAATTTTAGAACCATTAAGAGATTTGTATAAAGATGAAGTGAGAAAAATTGCTAAAATTCTTCAAGTGCCAGAAAAACTTTTCATGAGGCACCCATTTCCAGGACCTGGTTTATCAGTTAGAATAATCGGAGAAGTAACACCAACTAAATTAGAAATTTGTAAAGTTGCTAGTAAAATTGTGGAAGATGAATTGATGGAAGCTGGTCTGTATGAAAAAGTGTGGCAGGCATATGCAGCAGTAGGAGATGACAGAGCAGTAGGAGTTGTCGGAGATGAACGAAGATATGGAAATATAGTCATGATTAGAGTTGTAGATTCAATTGATGCAATGACTGCAGATTGGACTAGATTACCACATGGATTACTAGAAAAAATGAGTAATAGGATAACAAATGAGATTGAAGATGTTACTTGGGTTACCTATACCATTTCAAGTAAACCTCCAGCAACCATAGAACCTCAATAGTGATGGAATTGAAATACGAAAAAATTTGTGAGCAGATCTTAGAATGTGACAAAAATATTCGTTATGTAGGAATATACGATTTTGGAGAGCTATATGATAAAATGCGACCTGGATTAAAAAGTCACTTATCAAGAGAGGAAACTGAAATGTCCTTATCACAAGCAGTTTATCGATGGTCTACAAGGAAAAAAACTGCCGATAAAATAGGAAAGCCAATCTATGCATTAGCTAAATATGAAAAAATTTACAGAATAACTATTCCAATTGGTGGTGCAGGATTAATTTTAGCAAGTGTTGAATTAGATGCAGATGTAAATCAAATTGTTGATAAAATCATATCAATTAAAAATGAGAATTCACCATAGATAGATATGGATTTTCATGTTTTTGACTCATATGTAAAAGCAAAAGATGGACATACAATGCATTTTGATGTTGTAACTGACAATAGTGATGTTGAAAAAGCAATAGGTTTTGCAAAAGAATGGCTAAAATCAATTGGGGAAGAATCAGCAATAGTCACTACAAAAGAATGTAAGTTTTGTCATACTCAATCAGTTCCAGAAGATATGGAAATTGAAATAATGACAGATGGATATTCTATTTCAAAAATGGAAGGATGTCCAAATTAATTTGAATTTACGTCTAGAATTCCTTGTGAAATAAGATATTCAATTGCAACTAATAGTTCATTTTCTGAAATAGTTTCATCTGCATACCAGACAAAAATATCGTGAACCCATACAGGAATTTTAGATTCAGTTTGCTCAGAATTATCAATTTGTAATGATTCTACCTGCGAATTATTTTCAGATTCTTCTTCTTGTATTTCAACTGGAATTGGTATTGTTTCAGTCGAATTTTGGATAAATAATTCAGGCATACTTGATTTGATTACAGAAAATGTAGATGTTTTTTCACTTGTTCCAAATTCTGAAAAAATTCTCATATCATAGTATCCTACAAGAGATTCTTCATCTGCATCAGGTTCAAGATAATGTAAGATTTGAACAGTAAACAAATCATCATCTACAAATTTTGGAAAAATTTCAGTTGTTTTGATTATTTCACCATCACTTGATCTAATAATTTGCATGAAATGATATCCATCTTGAGGATTATAGTTTTGTATTTGAATATTAGCTCTAATCATTTGGGAATTTTTATCTAAATCTATCGTGTCTCCTGAAAGAAAATCAATTGTGACAATAGGTAATTCTTCATTACCATAAACTGTATTAATTTGTAATAGTAAAATAAATGAAAAAAGTACGAATGAGATTTTTGGGAATAATTTTTTCATAATACTGAATAAATTTAATTAGATATATCTACAATCTACAATTTTTTTGACAAAGAGATTCCAAATTGGAATAATACATCACAACATACAGGCGCCAAAAACACCTGCTGAATCACCTAATTGATTTTTCAAAATTGGCGTATCAACTAAATCTGAGAATACTTTACTGTGAACGGATTCTTTTCCTTCAGTATACAAAAAATCAATATTTGATAATCCACCACCTAAAACAACAGCATCTGGATCTAAAATATCAATTACGTTTGCAAGACCATACCCAAAATTTTCTAAAAATTCATCTTTCCATTTTTTTCCATTTTCATTATCTAAATCCATAATAATTTCTGGAAGTATTTTTGATTCTCCAGTTAATTTTTTCCATTGATTTTCAAGTGCAGGACCACTAATGTAGGTCTCCACACATCCACATTTCCCACAATAGCACGAATTGCCCTCACGATGAAGTGTATGATGCCCCCATTCTCCTCCTATGTTGGTTCTTCCTGGGTATAGTTTTTTATCAATTACAATTCCACCACCTACACCTGTTCCTAAAATAACACCAAATACTAAATCAAAATCTTTAGCAGCACCCATTGTTGCTTCAGCCATTGCAAAACAATTTGCATCATTTTCCATAGAAATTTTTTGGTTAAGATTTTGTTCTAAATCTTCTTGGAATGATTTTCCAATCAGACATTGAGTATTGCTGTTTTTGATCAACCCAGTTTGTTTAGAGATTGCTCCAGGTGTACAAATTCCAATGGAATAGTTTTCTACATTTTTAGATATTTCGTTTACTAAAGATGTAATTGAATCTAAAATTTTTTGATAATTATTTTGAGGAGTTTGAATTCTTTTTTTATTAATTACTTTTAGATTTTCATCTATCAGAACAGCTTCAGTTTTTGTACCACCTAAATCTATACCAAGTTTGTACATCAGTTATTAACAAAAATTAAAACGCTTAAGCTTTATCTAAAATTTTAGCCCATTGGAGGCATACCGCCGCCACCTGGAGCTCCAGATATAGCGATAACATCATCGATTCTAAGAACCATACATGCTGCTTCAGTTGCAGATTTGATAATTTGTTCTTTAACTACAATTGGTTCGACCACATTGATTCCCATCATATCTGCAATCTTCATATTTTTAGCATCAATTCCAGTCCATTTTTGACCTTGGTTTTGTTTTGCTCTAAGGTTAGCCATAGTATCAATTGGATCCATTCCAGCATTTTCAGCAATAGTTAGAGGAATTGTTTCTAGTGCTTCTGCATATTTTTTAATTGCAAGTTGTTCTCTTCCATCAAAATTATCAGCCCAATCTTTGAGTAATGAGGCTGCAAATGCTTCTGGAGCACCGCCACCGGCTACAATTGCTGGTTTTTCAATGACATCTTTTACGACCATCAAAGAATCATGAATTGAACGGTCAACTTCATCAATTACTCTTTGTGTTCCACCACGAATTAACATGGTAACAGACTGTGGATGTTTGCATCCTTCAATGAACACCCATTTATCAGACTCAACTTTCTTTTGGTGAGCTAAATCTGCAAGACCAAGATCATTTTCTGAAAGATCATCAAGATTACTAATTACACGTCCGCCAGTAGCTTTTGAAAGTTTAATCATATCACTTTCTTTTACACGACGTACTGCCATAATTCCATATTTTGCAAGATAATGTTGTGAAATATCATCAATTCCTTTTTGACAGATTAAGACATTAACTCCTACATCATGTAATTTGTCAACCATAGATTTTAGCATTCTATTTTCTTCTTCTAAGAACATCTGCATTTGTGTTGGATCAGTAATTCTGATTTCGGAACTTAGTTCAGTTTTTTCAATTTCTAATGCAGAATTTAGTAATGCAATTTTTGCTTTCTCAATTCTTGTAGGCATTCCACTATGAACAATTTCTTTATCCAAAACAATTCCTTTTACAATTTGTGTATCATCAATTGAGCCGCCTGCTTTCTTTTCAACTTTGATATTTTCAAGATCAACAGAATAAGTGTCACCTTTCTTTGTAGCAATACTAAGAATGGCATCAACAATAATTTTTGAAAGGAATGAACTATCTTCAGAAATTAATTTTGATTGCATACTAGTTGTGGCAATTTTTAATAGAGATGCTTTATCATCAGGTTGAATTTTCTTTGCCAGTTGAGAGTAAATTTCAAGTGTTTTATCGGATGCTGCTTGATATCCATCAATAATTGTTGAAGAATGTACATCTTTGTTTAGAAGATCCTCTGCTCTTGCCAATAGTGCACCACCAAAAATTACAGAAGAGGTTGTACCATCTCCTACTTCATTATCAACAGTTTTGGAAATTTCAACCATCATTTTGGCTGCGGGGTGTTGAACATCAATTTCTTTTAAAATTGTGGCACCATCATTTGTAATTGTAACGTCACCTAAGGAATCAACTAACATTTTATCAAGGCCTCTAGGTCCAAGACTGCTTCTAACTAATTGTGCAACTAATTTTGCGGCTGCAATATTGTTTTGTTGAGCATCTTTACCTTTTTGTTGTAAAGCACTCTCTTTGAGTACTAATACAGGTCCATTTGGTCCTTGTTGAATTGATGCCATTTAGATTCAGCTTCAATCCACTAAATCCCCCTTTTTAACATTACTTACTTGATCGGTGAAATGTAGCTACGTTTTTTCACATCAACAATTCCCCCAGAAAGTATTCTTACTGAGGGTAAAGCAAGAAAAGGCAAGAATAAAGGAATTAAATGAGGTCGAGAAAATTTTGAACCAGCATCTACAATTGTAGTATTAATTTTTTCAAAATTAGATGAGACTTTTTCAAAAGAATCAGTTGAAATAATTCCTCCAAGCTGTAATGGAAGCGAAGCAAGAACTTTTCCAGATTTAACTGCCACAAGTCCTCCTTGATTTTTGATTAGATGGTTGGATGCTATTGCCATATCAGAATCATTTGAACCTATTACAATCATGTCATTTTCATGAAAACTCCATGTTGAAGCAAAAGCTCCTATATCTGCTCCAAAATTTTCAAGAAATCCAATTGAATGTCTATTCGTTCCATGAATTCTATCAAATGCTGCAACTTTCCATATATCAGAATCTAAGGAAGCAGCTACATTGCCATCCTTTGAATGGAGTTCAGTCGAACCCAATTTTGTAATTATTTCAGTTTGCATATAGATAGTATTTGCAATTACATCTTTCTTTTTGGATTTTATTAGAAAATCATTTTTTGAGAAATTTTTTAATTTTACAGTTTTTTTAATCCAAGGAGAAATTATTTTCTTTTTGATAGGAGTTACAATTTGCCCATTAGATACTACAAGTTTTCCTCCGACGAATACTTTGTTTGGTTTGAATGATTTCAAGTCATCAAAAATTAGAATATCTGCTAATTTTCCAGGTGCGATTCCACCAAGATCTTTACCCATATTATAATAATCAAAATTATTCTTTGATGCCATTGTAATTGCATCAATTGGTTTTAGACCAAGTTTAATTGATTCACGTATACAATGATCAATATGTCCAAATTTTGAAATATCAAGGGGATCAAGCCCATCTGAACAAAACATCAAACGATTAAGATATGTTCCATGGGACAAAACACGTGGAATGATTTCTTTCAAATCACGTCTAATGGAACCTTCTCTAATCATTATCCACATTCCTAAACGTAATCTTTCTAAAACTTGATCAAAATTAATTGGTTCGTGACAAGACAACACTCCAGATGAAACATATGCGTTAAGTTTTTTTTCACTTGCCCCAGCAGTATGTCCATTAATTATACAATCACATTCCAACATTGCTGAAAGCGATTTCATAGTTTTTGGTTCACGTAAAGTAACTTTAGTCCATGAAAAAACTTCTCCCATTCCAAGAACATGAGGATGTTTAACTGCAGATTTTTCTTGTTGTAAAGTTAAGGATTTACTATTACTGAATTTTCCATCTACAGGTAAACCGCCTGGAACTACTTGAAAGATTCGGAGGGGGAGATTTTCACCAAGTTTAAGAAATTCATTAAAACCTCGATTACCGGCAACGCTAACAATATCAATTGGATCAGAAAACAGAGATGTAACGCCACAAAGTAAAGCCTTTTTTGCAAATTCAGATGGTAATACAAATTGATCAATATGCAAATGAGGATCTGCAAATCCAGGACTTGCATATTTCCCTTTTACATCAATTGTAATAGTCTTGGGACCAACTGTATGTGATGCATCAGGACCAACATATGCAATTCTATCATTTACAATAGCAATCTGAATTTTTGGAATAATTTCTCTAGTATAGACAGATAACAAATTGCAATTTTTTAAAATGAGATCGGCCTTCTTATCACCCATCGCTACGGAGTTTAGATTAGAGATCGAATTAGCTAGGCTCGAAGTCACGTTTCTTTATTGGATTTTGCGCCTATTATAGATTCAATGCTTAAATTACGGATGGAGAGGTTTTGTTGATATGAACATCCCTAAGGTGATCCGAAAGTATTGTGCCAAATGTAAAACACATACTGAACAAAAGGTCTCCATTTACAAGGCTGGAAAAAGACGTGGTTCTGCAAGAGGTGAACGTAGACACGCAGAGCGTAAACAGGGATATGGTGGACAGAAATTCCCAAAATTAGCAAAACCAGCCAAAGTTACAAAGAAAGTTACTCCTCTTATGACATGTACAGTTTGTAAAAAGAAATACAATAAAAAAGGCGTTAGAATTAAGAAGTTTGAGTTGGTAGCAGCATGAAGAAAGATCACGTCGAAATTCCAAAACCTTCAAGTAAGTTTCAAAAAGTCAATTGTAATGAATGTGGTGAATTGCAAGTAGTTTATTCACATGCATCAACACAAATTGCATGTAATTCTTGTGGCAATACTATTTCAGAGCCAACAGGATCAAAAGCCCTGATAAATGGTAAAATCTCAGGTAGTGCTGAGTAAGTTAAAATCTTCTTTAGAATTTAGATTAAAAGCAATTCTCTTATCATCAATTATAATATAATTTTCTTTTAAATTATTTAATGATGAAATCTTTTTTGAATTAATCAAAGAAATTCCAGTATAATGACATTTTTGGTTATCAAAATCAACAGTGTATGTAGATTCCATACCAAGTGAAGTTAAAAATTTGTTAGTAACAAGAATACTAGTCCAAATATTTTTAGGATCAAAATGACTGATAATGTTTTGGATAATTTCCATATCTAAAAGCGGTAAATCTCCAGAAGTAACTAAGACTGCATCATCAATAATTTTTAATGCAGAATTAAGATCTTCCACATAACCAAGTCCAGAAGTATCAAAGGTTTCAACATTATTTTCTTGGAGTAATTTTTTTGTTTTAGGAGAATTAGAACTTGTTACAGCTAAAATTTTTGAAAAAGAATTTGAATTCTGTAATGAATCAATTACATGAAGAATTACAGGTTTTTTGTATTGAAGTAATAATTTTTCTCCATCTAATTTCATTCTAGTACCTTTACCACCTGCCATTACAAGACCAATCATATTGAAACAAACACCATCAAAGAAGCCAATCGCGTAAATTCATTTGTTGCACCAAGTACATCACCAGTGATTCCACCAAAACTACGAGTAGATATAGCCAATAAAAATAATGTAAGAATAATAGTTACTCCTAGCATTATCAGTCCTGTGGTTTCACCAATTACTATCACAGGAATTATCATGATGAGAAATGCAGCTGAAAGTTTTTTCTTGTCTTTCATGAATACAACAAAGGGGGAATTCGAGCCTAGTGAGGCAGATTTGCCTAAACTGGCCATCAATACCATCGAAAATTTTGCTAAAATTTCACTAATCAAAATTGCTTTAAACAA is a window encoding:
- a CDS encoding 30S ribosomal protein S27e, with protein sequence MKKDHVEIPKPSSKFQKVNCNECGELQVVYSHASTQIACNSCGNTISEPTGSKALINGKISGSAE
- a CDS encoding 50S ribosomal protein L44e, with amino-acid sequence MNIPKVIRKYCAKCKTHTEQKVSIYKAGKRRGSARGERRHAERKQGYGGQKFPKLAKPAKVTKKVTPLMTCTVCKKKYNKKGVRIKKFELVAA
- the thsB gene encoding thermosome subunit beta, with the protein product MASIQQGPNGPVLVLKESALQQKGKDAQQNNIAAAKLVAQLVRSSLGPRGLDKMLVDSLGDVTITNDGATILKEIDVQHPAAKMMVEISKTVDNEVGDGTTSSVIFGGALLARAEDLLNKDVHSSTIIDGYQAASDKTLEIYSQLAKKIQPDDKASLLKIATTSMQSKLISEDSSFLSKIIVDAILSIATKKGDTYSVDLENIKVEKKAGGSIDDTQIVKGIVLDKEIVHSGMPTRIEKAKIALLNSALEIEKTELSSEIRITDPTQMQMFLEEENRMLKSMVDKLHDVGVNVLICQKGIDDISQHYLAKYGIMAVRRVKESDMIKLSKATGGRVISNLDDLSENDLGLADLAHQKKVESDKWVFIEGCKHPQSVTMLIRGGTQRVIDEVDRSIHDSLMVVKDVIEKPAIVAGGGAPEAFAASLLKDWADNFDGREQLAIKKYAEALETIPLTIAENAGMDPIDTMANLRAKQNQGQKWTGIDAKNMKIADMMGINVVEPIVVKEQIIKSATEAACMVLRIDDVIAISGAPGGGGMPPMG
- the guaB gene encoding IMP dehydrogenase — protein: MEFKEGLTFDDVLLVPKYSDITSRSQTDLTTKLSRNLSINIPFVSANMDTVTESSMAGAMARAGGIGIIHRFLTIKEQANEVLKVKRSGSVMIENPYSISADKSIEDALDYAEDKEISGLLVVDSNSKLIGIVTERDLLFANKENKIKDVMTKDVITAKLGVTLEESKEILHKHRIEKLPIVDDSGIVKGLITSKDITNNADFPNASKDGKGRPLVGAAVGVKGDFLERSESLLEAGADVLVVDIAHGHSENAISTVKNIKKAFPNCELIAGNIATAQGAEDLIKAGVDAVKVGVGSGSICITRVITGSGVPQLTAVMDCAKIGNDHGIPIISDGGTRTSGDATKALASGASTVMVGSMLGGTDESPGTVLTKNGKRFKVYRGMASLAASIGRKSKETGSMSLDDDLNDYVAEGVEAMVPYKGTVTDILKQLTGGVRSGLSYCGAHTIPQMQENAEFIKMSRAGFAESQPHDVSLM
- a CDS encoding ROK family protein, which translates into the protein MYKLGIDLGGTKTEAVLIDENLKVINKKRIQTPQNNYQKILDSITSLVNEISKNVENYSIGICTPGAISKQTGLIKNSNTQCLIGKSFQEDLEQNLNQKISMENDANCFAMAEATMGAAKDFDLVFGVILGTGVGGGIVIDKKLYPGRTNIGGEWGHHTLHREGNSCYCGKCGCVETYISGPALENQWKKLTGESKILPEIIMDLDNENGKKWKDEFLENFGYGLANVIDILDPDAVVLGGGLSNIDFLYTEGKESVHSKVFSDLVDTPILKNQLGDSAGVFGACML
- the guaA gene encoding glutamine-hydrolyzing GMP synthase, producing MDKIVVLDFGSQYSHLICRRIREFSVYAELVPYDISYEELQKLNPTGIIFSGGPSSVYSSNAPIPESKIFDMNLPLLGICYGHQLIVNKYGGKVKRANKEYGSSLLTIDSDKDLLNGVGESVRAWMSHGDEAEQIPDGFKVIGHTESAKAAAIASEEKSIYGIQFHPEVVHTEQGTEILKNFVLKVCGAKQDWTMEGFIDNAVEKISKIDGNVLCGVSGGIDSTVVALLIHKAIGDRLKCVFVNNGLLRYNEEKEVEEMFKNNFNVNFTAVNATDTFLGKLKGIEDPEKKRKIVGEEFIHVFTEFAEGNGPFKWLAQGTLYPDVIESGVSKGPAAVIKSHHNVGGLPDWLNLEILEPLRDLYKDEVRKIAKILQVPEKLFMRHPFPGPGLSVRIIGEVTPTKLEICKVASKIVEDELMEAGLYEKVWQAYAAVGDDRAVGVVGDERRYGNIVMIRVVDSIDAMTADWTRLPHGLLEKMSNRITNEIEDVTWVTYTISSKPPATIEPQ
- a CDS encoding 6-hydroxymethylpterin diphosphokinase MptE-like protein, with translation MMILGWKKRYSEILKEFKYNEKMDNESAIILNSILKKSDINKKIMKLLKGKTVLVIGSGPSLSYAIPKLKKYKKIVKIAADSSLKPLVENGIIPDIVVTDLDGDEKVLEKIGKTKSIFVVHAHGDNLKKMEIVKKFKNCTGTTQTTPFGKIENFGGFTDGDRGVFLANHFQANKIILFGMDFGERIGKFSETKKGDRKIKLLKLKKGESLLKWLSTFTKCELFTTSKAIKGFKKISYKELDIIIT
- a CDS encoding adenine deaminase, with translation MGDKKADLILKNCNLLSVYTREIIPKIQIAIVNDRIAYVGPDASHTVGPKTITIDVKGKYASPGFADPHLHIDQFVLPSEFAKKALLCGVTSLFSDPIDIVSVAGNRGFNEFLKLGENLPLRIFQVVPGGLPVDGKFSNSKSLTLQQEKSAVKHPHVLGMGEVFSWTKVTLREPKTMKSLSAMLECDCIINGHTAGASEKKLNAYVSSGVLSCHEPINFDQVLERLRLGMWIMIREGSIRRDLKEIIPRVLSHGTYLNRLMFCSDGLDPLDISKFGHIDHCIRESIKLGLKPIDAITMASKNNFDYYNMGKDLGGIAPGKLADILIFDDLKSFKPNKVFVGGKLVVSNGQIVTPIKKKIISPWIKKTVKLKNFSKNDFLIKSKKKDVIANTIYMQTEIITKLGSTELHSKDGNVAASLDSDIWKVAAFDRIHGTNRHSIGFLENFGADIGAFASTWSFHENDMIVIGSNDSDMAIASNHLIKNQGGLVAVKSGKVLASLPLQLGGIISTDSFEKVSSNFEKINTTIVDAGSKFSRPHLIPLFLPFLALPSVRILSGGIVDVKKRSYISPIK
- a CDS encoding DUF2024 family protein, translated to MDFHVFDSYVKAKDGHTMHFDVVTDNSDVEKAIGFAKEWLKSIGEESAIVTTKECKFCHTQSVPEDMEIEIMTDGYSISKMEGCPN
- the folP gene encoding dihydropteroate synthase → MAKIANVRVGGKNPVRIMGILNTSPESFYKKSVKTNKINIKNTVKLMEDQGADFIDIGGMSTAPYLSTTVSEKTESTRILNAITIIQNSSNLPISVDTCRAKVAKDALEYGVEIINDVSGLKFDKKMQDVVSKFSPSLILCAYDSKTVLGNSVTTTKKLLRDSLKIALKSQIPSDKIVLDPAIGFFRKTGKGPFYTKIKTDWLERDLSILKNLTSVKQNYPILISVSNKSFIGKFLGKDDPSDRLFGSIAAETVSVMNGADIVRTHNVEATKDAITIASALR